CCTTCAGCCATGCAGCGGAGGGATAAATACAGCGGCCAATCACAGTGAGAGGTGTGTTTCCCCCCTACGTCACCGTTGGCTGTGCGTTAtggttgttgtagttttatCAATGAAATCATGATATAATCGATTACATAAGCTGCATCAGACATTTAACTTCGAGCTATAAGCTCGTACACACATCTAGACATGAGACAACTATATAAATAAGTacacattcattaattcattttgtaatgaaaaatttgaaataaataatccAGTTAGACACTGATGTTCTGCTTCGGTGAAATCAAAATCTGCACCCTCAGATTGGTGAGAAactgtgcaatttttttttttttttttttttactcaacacacacattcccttGGACATGATAAAGATGCATTTAAACTCATTCttaatttcactttcattcttTGAATTCATGCAAGAAAattcaagaaaaagaaaaacacattgataAGAGTTGTTGCATATAGGTCggttatctttatttttttatttttttcaaataatgtaTTTCTATGCAGAATtctagaaaaaataaaattacaggCTTGAAACTGGTGGCCTGTAACTGCTGGTAGTGCAAGTCTGTGGTAGATCAGTTTGGCTGGGTCTGGTATGATGCATTTTACCTCAATGACAGTTCCTGTTGTTGTGAAAAAATCGAAATATGCTCCCACAAATTTAATTAACTGCGTACACTGCTTTCCTACATTCCACATTTGTCCACCACATCAAAGTGAGAGGTCACGTCTTTTCCTTAATATGTTTTGAAGGCAGCGCAATGGCTACAGATGTGAGCATCCCCACTGTATGAAGAGAATGAACAAGACATCCTCTCTATTGTTAGTTCCTACCTCCTAAAGTGCTCTTTTTCACAACACCTCGCCTGAAGTCATCGTGTACAACATGTATTCAAGTGCATTCTTATGTGCAAACACAGGCATGACGAAGAAAGCATTAAGactaaattattttttacttaatttttatgaaaacatgatttattgaAGCGtgcaagaaaaaacattgacaaCAGTTGTCTCCTACACGATTatcatgcatttctttttcaaatagTACATTTCTATGCAGAAGTCTACAGAAAAAAGCCCCCACAGAACAACAGGAATAGTTATTAGAACACACCGCTGCTATTACTGTGTGCTCAGAGTTGTGTGCACGTGCTTGTGCGGGTCATTTCTTCCTCATTTGCAATCCATCCACGCGTAGTTCAGCAGAGTGCGCCTCACTTTTCTACGCTGGTAGTGGTACTCTGTCTGCCTGGATCCATAGGTGAAGTAAAGGTAACCTGTAAAGTAGGTTGCACCGCTGTTACCGCCTCAAACAGGAACCCCATAATATCACTGTAGATGGACAAACCTTTGACCGTTACCTACCTCGGTTCGCGAAGGCAGCGTCCACTCTGTAGCCAATCCCAGGGAGCTCTCGGTGAATGAATTTGGGGAACCCCCCGTCCATTCTGCCCCTCCTTTCGTTGTAGCTATACGAGTAATATGGGGAGGTGTTCAGCCACATGTGGTATCCGTCTATATCTGAATTCAGTAAGTTTATGGCTGCTGACATCACTCACCTCCAGTACTTGTTCCTCACAAAGATCAGGGTTCTGCCTATGAATGCCACATAGACAGCAGCGTCGACCTTGGTGACGGATGAAGGCAAGCCAAAGTCGCTGAGAGGTTTGGGATAACCGGGCAGCACCGTGTTCCCTCTGATCCCCCAGTAATGATCCCCTGTGATGTGAGAAAGGCGAGTTGTGTTCCTGACGAGCCCCAGTATTCATTTAAAGCTTTTCTCATTTGAAAGTAAGGACAATTAATTTCCTGTATTATCGACTCAATCAAAGAAAGACACCTTCAAAGAAAATGGCAGTGTCGCTTCTCTTGTACTCATAAGCAGCGTCAATCTTGCTGATTCCCGGCCAAACAGACCGAACTGACTTGGTAGTGATGCCGTCCCAGGAGCTGCTCCTCTTCCAGAAATAACTGAGAAAGGCAAACAAAGATCTGTGATAAGCTGACAGTGACCACGCACcgagggaaaagaaaaatccgTACTGTACAGTGTGCATATAACTTTGAAAAACAGCTCTATCTAATGGAGTAGTATGCCTTTGTGAAACTTCAGTACGCGTTACAAAAAATAGAACACCTCACCCATCTTTGAAGAAGTAAAGATTCCTCTGGATGGTCGTGGCAGCATCAAAAATCAGGTTCCTGTTGCACCTGTCTGGAAAAGGTTCTGGCGTGGGTTCTGGCGTGGGTTCAGGTGTGGGTTGTGGATTTGGCTCCGGTTTAGGCTGTGGATCTGGATCGGGTTGAGGTGGCCCTCCACGGACTCCTTTGAGAGGCAAAAGACAAGGAAATAGCGCTGGTAAAGGTCTCAGCGGGAGAGTTTGTCGATGCTCTCACGAAGAGCACTCTGTCTTGTGcccaaaaaaaatctgtgcgATTTTAGTTTAGCTCTCACCGTAAAGAGCCTGCACTCCCTGTCTGTCATCATCTGGCAACTTATACCCCACTGTGGGAACATATTTGTAGGTGGGGAACATCAGGGCTGTCTTGACCTTGGAGTGGTCTAATCCCAGTGCATGGCCAAACTCATGGGCTGCCACCAAGAAGAGGTTGGCTCCTGCAGACACATTGATATGCTTACTGTTGATACGCAATCAGCTATAAAATGATATCACCCCCAGTAATAATGCTACCTGCTGAGGTCAGAGTCCAGGTCTCGTCTTCGTCAAAATGGGTGTCACCTCCGTGGCCTTCTCCGGGGGAGAACGCATGGGCCAAGACCCCATTTTCCCCATCGAATGGAGCAAAATCTCCATGGGCTGGTTTGTATAGGAGAAGAGTAAAGTTaatactaaaaacaaacattttcccaAAAGCAATGAAGGCGCTGCATTTACCTTGTCTGCTGAACATAATCATAATGTCAGCGGTGCCGTAGTAGATCCGCTTGAAATCCAGAGGGATTACGTCACTGTAGAGTTTCAGAGCCTGGGCTATAGCGGCATCCACAACACTCGTACTCAAGTCGGGTGTGTAGTTATTTATCCTGTGGCGGTGTGAGAGAGGAACTGGTTGACAGATTCTCACAGCAGGCATTTAAATGTGCTTGATGTTTGGGCGAGCTGCTTGCAAAGACTTTTTGCTCTTTACTCTGACGTGGAAATCTCGTTCGTTACCTGTACGTGACCACATTCTTCTCCCACTTTGGACGACCAGCAAAATGACCGTATCTGCTCACGTCTGGGACACCGCAGCGGGGTTGAGCCATCACCTCCAAGGTGTTGGAGTCTAACTGGCCGGTCACCTCCAGGCCAAAATACTCCTGCATTTTCCTGAGAGTTTCGTCATAGGAGTCCAGAGAGCTGCGCCAGTGGCTGTTGGGGGCACTGACACCCACATCAGAGAAAAACCGAGACAGGTAGTCCTAGGCAAAGACAGCAGGTATAAACATCATCATAAATACAGATGGAACTTCATTTGCTGTATGATTTATTTGTCACTGCGAACTTATTCAAAAATACGTGCTCAGTATTTTTTCTGATCTAGCCGGTCCGTAACTTCCTCACTTCAGTTCATTTTAGTGGTGGTGTCTGCCTCTCCTGCACTTGATGCAGAACTCTGCATGAACATGTTTGTAATTTTACCTCGATGATATTTAGTCTCACTGTTTACTGTTCACTCACCTACAGCTGTGTAAGAGCTGTATTAAGACAGTGCTAATGCTAAACCAACGTTtcctacagctgctgctggtgaaacACTGGGTGGGGCTagttaatattatttttttcattatcagtgaTGGTTAGATAAAGTGCTTGTGCACAAATATTACACCATATCAAATGAAAATGGCCTTAGAAATGCCCTGTGCTGGTAAAACCTCTACATTAATCACTAAAGAATTCCTTGCACCACAAAGTTGATGTCctggacaaagaaaaacacacacacacacacacacacacaaaaaacaaattctaaTATGCAGAAAAAACTCCACATATGATAGAACTGACATCTGTAAGCTTAAAGGAAATTGAATTAAACTAAATTGAAAGACTCATtatctgaaataataaaaaagcgTGCATACCTTTTGGACTCTCCTGTTCAGAAGTCAGTCAATAGGCAGTTTTTCCGAACCATACTCGGCGACTTATTGTCTTTAAACCCCAACTCTGAGTTGTTCAAAGCTCGGAAATGAATGTTGCTACCAGTTAGAGTTAcgcttttccttttcatgttgcAAAAATGATTGCTCTTTTCTCCCCAGCATCAGCAGGTTATTTACCAGCAACAAGCAGTGCAACACTTTGACACACAGAACACTTCATGTTTACCTGGGCTTTAGAGACCTCTTCTTGGCTGGTCGAAGCAGTGGGCACAGCTCCGCAGTTTGCCACCACTAAAACTATCATCACAGTTTTAACGACCAGTGCAACCCCcatgattccttttttttttctacctcagAGAAGAGGGAACAACTCCTGAGTCTTCCTCCCAGCCTCTGCTCCGATGTAGAGCTATACACTAGTTATGTACCAGTTGATTGTTTCCTGAAACAggcagtttcagtgttttgatagATGAGTGAAAGTGCAGAGGGAGATGCATGATGGGGCAAATAAAAAATTCCTGCAAGCGTCTTAACAGGCCCAATCACAACAACAAGAGAGACAATGGATGTAGTGATGGGAGAGGACATCGGGGGGCGGGAGATGAGGGCAACAGCTGGAGTAACTTTGGCCTGCACGAACACGTTGTAGATTCCGAACTTACACCACATGAAGCATcaaatcatgtttgttttctttgattcgGACCAAAGTTAGCGTTGGGccctttatgtgtttttgttagtgGCATACCTTTTTTGTTTACTCCTGAGACATTTTGCTTCATCGCCTCTCTGataaggacttttttttttttctcacacaaacTGACCTAAGAACATACAGTGGGTAGTGTTTCGCCTTTGAGTTAGAGGCTGCATTAGCCATTCCAATGCACAGTATACCtctgttattgtgttttttaatcacaaacGGCATATTTATTTTGGGGGTGAAATCTTCCTGTGAAACAGCACCTGTCATGTGGAAGATAATGCAGCAGTGAATGTAGTTAGCAAAGACAACAAGAGAGGGAGCCACAGAGGCTTTATATTGGACTAATACTGGGGGCCACACTGGCACTGAGCGCTGTAGTTTCAGCCtggatgtgattttttttttttgtttgtttgtttgtttatctctgttaCTATTAAAATTCACACTCGATTATGTCCCAATGGAAAACCATCTTTAAGGGACAGTTTCAGAAGTGACGAAATAACACTTTTACATTTGcaagacattttgtgtttagttATGTCCTTTACAGCTCCTTACTACAAATATGACTGCAAAAAGGGTAAATCACAGACATTTGATGGTGAACCCCTTCAGGACTTTATCCAGTTAAAAATCCTTTACTGAACGATGACCATGAAAATTTGACAAATATCTTGGCATGGAAGATATTTTTTCAGAGTGCGTATGAAGAAATTGttcaaaaataacacaagaaaATCAGAGTTAAAATTAATCTAGAATAAAGTGGTTTGGTAGGTAATTATATGGGAAGCGAccaaaacagcttgttttttacCGAAGGTTTGCAGGTAATAACAAATCATGTAGTCGCACATTTAAATCGTCAGCATATCAACTTTTCTGTCGCAAACAATAAAACTGTTTCCGCAACACAGCAAGGCACTTACAATAAATcttatgtatttttgattttcacagtcttatatATCCAATTAGCCAAGGAGATGGTATAGCCAAGAGTGGAAATGTCACTATGCTTAACCCAATTTGTTTCACCTGCTTGCAAATGTGAACGTCATCCTGCGAACATAAATATGAAATTAAGttatgacaacaaaaaaaaacagcatttcattcacatccttGGAATCTATTTAGCCTTTTAATTGGTAATGGCTGGGCTTAATTAAGATGAACTGAACTGGTAATTAGGTTTTGATTTCTTATGTGGAAATTATGAATCTATTTTCAAGGGATACTCTCCACTTAATATTCCAATGTGAAGTTTACTGTGGAAAACTCTGTATGTTACTCTACAGGCCATGAAAAGGTGACAGCAGGGGTATGTTATTAATTTTATCTTGTCTTTTGTAGTGGACCGGGCAGAGGATTATACGAGGGAACTAAATTCTTTcataaacattttgatggtgTATTCAAAAGGCTCATTGTaccagtgacctctgaccttaaGGAGGAAGGATGTCAAGACTTACCAGGAACAGAACTGAGAAGACTTCCCCCCTCCCACTCACCACACTTTGCCAGCACCACACGAGTGTATTTGATCATACACTATACACAACAGGAGGAGCATGTAGTGTAATGACACCATCTACAATTCATTCATGCTTTATCATTTACCCAATATGGTTGTGCGTATGTATAAGTGTTTCGTGGTCCTAATTCATCATCCGTGTcccatagatagatagacagaggTCAATCAGAAATGACAACTTTCAGATGTAAGATTAATTTGATGTGATATATTGTCCTCCTAATTAATTAATAgatcaattgattaattaatcaacatCTCGACATGCTCTTATTTAGAAACTACACACATGAGTCAAAGAGGAAGTCACATTACACTTTGCAAGCAAATGGAAGAGGGTGATATTTTGCTGAGACACCTATTTGTCATTTGAGGGATGACAATAGCCATTTTAAGCATTGATGTTGTAtttcttgtatttattcataAGCCCTTAACAAGAGGTTAATAATTCTAATATTGTCTAATTAAATATATACTGATAAATCGCTTcatgtcatgtatttttttgaCATAGTGGATTTCTCGCTAATCAGATGCATCACCAGGAAGTTCCCAATGTTACAGTCCCTTCAGATTTAGACTTTTATCCAATCTGTCCAATTCCCAGATTGGGTGAAACATCTCAtcaacatatacatatacacatatacacatatgaCAATATGCAGAATACAAAACttatatcacattttatttatacacttactgtatgtttacagctgtaaatacatttgatagaatttaatgttgaaaatataatatttggaataatacaaatatttaaaagagTATAGCTTTAGCAAACTGATGTGAATTCATTCTCATTCAGACTGGCTTCATAAGCAGCTTAGCTAGTAAACTGGTCTAGAAGTTAGTGCAGCGCAGAAAGTAACTGTTCCTCAGCACACGATACAACCTCCCCGTCCTCAGGTTGTACTCAAACATGTAAGGTCCACTGTAGATGTAGGTaaaacctgaaacacagaagCTCAGTGTTAGCTTCTGCACCTgcttcaacatttttggaaagttcattttttttggcaagagtGTTCAGCTTTAAATGTCACTCACCTCTGTACTGGAAAGCTGCAGTCACCTTGCCGGGCAGGCCGAAGAAGGTCTGATCCACTCGCTTGGGGAATCCCCGGTCCACAGTCCTTCTGGCCTCATCATAACTGCGAGATACATTCAGTGAGGGTAAAAGGTAGAGAACTGCTCACTGGCCTACTGAAACGAGAAGTGACCACATActctgaacacacctgaagtAATAGTCGCCCACGAAGAACAGAGTCTTGCCAGATTCCGCGTCGTAAAGGGCTGCATCGATTTTCCTCACGCCTCTTGGCAGACCAATTCTGTTGAGTTTCGTGGGATAGCCACGCACAGGTTCATAGCCAGAATAGGCCCATACTCTGCGACCTGCAGGAAGGAGAAAGCTCACAGTTGATTTGGGCAAGTTTTGAAATGGAGCCTCGGGCAGTTAAGGAGGACACAAACCTTTAAAGAGGAAGATTCTGTCTGACTGTCGGTTTTCATAAGCAGCGTCGATGTTGGTGGGGGCGTTGGGCCAGAAGTTTGTGATGAGGCTCTGCTGAGGTGTATTGCTCTGAGGGTAGCTACGCCAGAAGAAGCTGAACACAAACCGATAGAGCAGTTTTGTAAGATTCTGTTTGGTGACTTTGGACTCCGATGTTTTAGCGCTCTACCGTATGTAAGTCTGTCTGATACCTGTCCTTGAAGAAGAGCATTTCTCCCCGCAGGGTGGTGACAGCATCCAGGACCATGGTTGAATCACAGGCATCGGGTGTCGTTGGGGCCTCGGGTCCAGGCTGACCAGGATCCTTCTCAGGGTTTCGACCTGAAGGTGAAACAAAATGAGTCATTAAGCCTTTAGAAACTAGGTTAGGCGCACCCGATGGACTGAGAGGTAGTACTAACCATAGAGAGACTGGATGCCGTTGACATCATCCCGGGGCAGAACGAAGGTGTCGGGGTTTCTGTATGAGTACGTGGGGTACATGAGAGCACCAGGGTCATCAGAGTGAGACAAACCCAGGGAGTGGCCGAACTCATGGGCAGCCACGATGAAGAGGACGTAGCCTATAGAAGATACAGATACACTCATGTTTGCAGCCCAGCACATTAGAAAAACTTATTTCTGGAGCTACTCTTCAGACACCTTTGGGTGGCATCACTGTCCATGTTTTACACAGTGGCTTGAACAGACACAAATTGTATACACATGTCTCAGGCCTTCCTTGCCAGTGGGGGGCCAGCCACAGTGAAAAAGAACATCAAATGCCgacatcaaatgttttaaatgctgaacacgttttttcttttccatatttcaaagacaggggaaaaaaaaatcagaatctaaaactttatttaaacgtttatgtatatatttctcaatttatgttttctttaaatgcacAACATTAGTTTTTCAGCGTTCGCGAAAaagtgtttctgcagttttACCTCTCTGAAATTCTGGAGAAAGCCTCTATTTTCCATTTAGATAAATACAtgatacaaaatacatgaaattaaatgtacaatGAACGGTTATATTTTTCCTATAAAAACATGACAATCCACTTGCATTTGAAtaccaaaatgaaaacataagctaaaaaacaaaaacaaaaacaaaaaaaccataCTAAATACATGCATCATTATAAtggcatgatttttttttaatatatatatatattttcaaaattaggACTATGAATCTACTTAAGTAATATCagggacaaaaaagaaaaactcaccTCTGTTTGAGCGGAAAGTGAAGGTTTCATCATCGTCAAAATGAGCGTCGCCTCCAATGTCAGAGGATGGTGAGAAGGCGTGAGCAAGAGTGCCGCCAGGGCCATCAAATGGGTAGTAATCACCATGTGCTGTTAGCAAGAACAAATTCATGTCAGGAAACTAGACAAACAGTGATTGCTCTGTACTTTCATAATGTTGTTCTCACTtgcattttctgtatttttgcaagaaaacagcaaactgGGACTGGATTTCCCAAATACGGCAT
This sequence is a window from Acanthopagrus latus isolate v.2019 chromosome 13, fAcaLat1.1, whole genome shotgun sequence. Protein-coding genes within it:
- the mmp30 gene encoding matrix metallopeptidase 30 — encoded protein: MGVALVVKTVMIVLVVANCGAVPTASTSQEEVSKAQDYLSRFFSDVGVSAPNSHWRSSLDSYDETLRKMQEYFGLEVTGQLDSNTLEVMAQPRCGVPDVSRYGHFAGRPKWEKNVVTYRINNYTPDLSTSVVDAAIAQALKLYSDVIPLDFKRIYYGTADIMIMFSRQAHGDFAPFDGENGVLAHAFSPGEGHGGDTHFDEDETWTLTSAGANLFLVAAHEFGHALGLDHSKVKTALMFPTYKYVPTVGYKLPDDDRQGVQALYGVRGGPPQPDPDPQPKPEPNPQPTPEPTPEPTPEPFPDRCNRNLIFDAATTIQRNLYFFKDGYFWKRSSSWDGITTKSVRSVWPGISKIDAAYEYKRSDTAIFFEGDHYWGIRGNTVLPGYPKPLSDFGLPSSVTKVDAAVYVAFIGRTLIFVRNKYWSYNERRGRMDGGFPKFIHRELPGIGYRVDAAFANRGYLYFTYGSRQTEYHYQRRKVRRTLLNYAWMDCK
- the LOC119031230 gene encoding collagenase 3-like; this translates as MRSCSLCIVLSLAVAVYCVPVSQVTVQDEGFAESYLKKFFNLTEETGSTIRRGISPVTKKLSEMQRFFGLQITGMLDADTLEMMKKPRCGVPDSKIARFSTFGNGLKWEKNSLTYRIVNYTPDMSVSEVDYSIEKALQVWAKVTPLRFTRFYSGTADIMISFGRLSHGDYYPFDGPGGTLAHAFSPSSDIGGDAHFDDDETFTFRSNRGYVLFIVAAHEFGHSLGLSHSDDPGALMYPTYSYRNPDTFVLPRDDVNGIQSLYGRNPEKDPGQPGPEAPTTPDACDSTMVLDAVTTLRGEMLFFKDSFFWRSYPQSNTPQQSLITNFWPNAPTNIDAAYENRQSDRIFLFKGRRVWAYSGYEPVRGYPTKLNRIGLPRGVRKIDAALYDAESGKTLFFVGDYYFSYDEARRTVDRGFPKRVDQTFFGLPGKVTAAFQYRGFTYIYSGPYMFEYNLRTGRLYRVLRNSYFLRCTNF